In Micromonospora purpureochromogenes, a single window of DNA contains:
- a CDS encoding GH1 family beta-glucosidase: MPAFPAGFRWGVSTSAYQIEGGADADGRGPSIWDTFAHTPGRIVDGSTGDVACDHYHRHGEDVALMAGLGISAYRFSIAWPRVQPGGTGAANPAGLDFYDRLVDDLLAAGIDPVATLFHWDLPQPLEDAGGWLNRDTAHRFAEYADLVAARLGDRVKLWITLNEPFIHMSLGHGTGVHAPGRFLLFDALPVAHHQLLGHGLAVAALRARSTSGVAIANNYSPVRLLGGTDADRAAGAAYDTLHNRLFTDPLLGRGYPPGFEGAPVRDGDLDIIAAPIDVLGVNYYNPTGIRAPEEGAPLPFEMVPLEGYPRTGFDWPVVPEGLRELLTWLHDTYGEALPPIQITESGCAYDDVPGADGRVHDPERIAYLDGHLRAVRAAIDDGVDVTGYFVWSLLDNWEWAEGFTKRFGLVHVDFDTQVRTPKSSYAWYRDQVGRR, translated from the coding sequence ATGCCCGCGTTCCCCGCCGGCTTCCGCTGGGGGGTCTCCACCTCCGCGTACCAGATCGAGGGTGGCGCCGACGCCGACGGACGCGGGCCGTCCATCTGGGACACCTTCGCGCACACCCCCGGGCGGATCGTCGACGGCAGCACCGGCGACGTGGCCTGCGACCACTACCACCGGCACGGCGAGGACGTCGCGCTGATGGCCGGGTTGGGCATCTCGGCGTACCGGTTCTCGATCGCCTGGCCCCGGGTGCAGCCCGGCGGGACTGGGGCGGCCAACCCGGCCGGCCTCGACTTCTACGACCGGCTCGTCGACGACCTGCTCGCCGCCGGCATCGACCCGGTGGCCACCCTCTTCCACTGGGACCTGCCGCAGCCGCTGGAGGACGCCGGCGGCTGGCTGAACCGGGACACCGCGCACCGCTTCGCCGAGTACGCCGACCTGGTCGCCGCGCGCCTCGGCGACCGGGTGAAGCTCTGGATCACGCTGAACGAGCCGTTCATCCACATGAGCCTCGGCCACGGCACGGGGGTGCACGCGCCGGGCCGGTTCCTGCTCTTCGACGCCCTGCCGGTCGCCCACCACCAGCTGCTCGGGCACGGCCTCGCGGTCGCCGCGCTGCGCGCCCGCAGCACCAGTGGAGTCGCCATCGCCAACAACTACTCGCCGGTGCGGCTGCTCGGCGGCACCGACGCCGACCGGGCCGCCGGGGCGGCGTACGACACGCTGCACAACCGGCTCTTCACCGACCCGCTGCTCGGCCGGGGCTACCCGCCCGGCTTCGAGGGCGCCCCGGTGCGCGACGGGGACCTGGACATCATCGCCGCGCCGATCGACGTGCTCGGGGTGAACTACTACAACCCGACCGGGATCCGCGCGCCGGAGGAGGGCGCGCCGCTGCCGTTCGAGATGGTGCCGCTGGAGGGCTACCCGAGGACCGGCTTCGACTGGCCGGTGGTCCCGGAAGGGCTGCGCGAACTGCTCACCTGGCTGCACGACACCTACGGCGAGGCGCTGCCCCCGATCCAGATCACCGAGAGCGGCTGCGCCTACGACGACGTACCCGGCGCCGACGGCCGGGTGCACGACCCGGAGCGGATCGCGTACCTCGACGGGCACCTGCGGGCGGTCCGGGCGGCGATCGACGACGGCGTCGACGTGACCGGGTACTTCGTCTGGTCGCTGCTCGACAACTGGGAGTGGGCGGAGGGCTTCACCAAGCGCTTCGGCCTGGTGCACGTCGACTTCGACACCCAGGTCCGTACGCCCAAGTCCTCGTACGCCTGGTACCGGGACCAGGTCGGCCGGCGATGA
- a CDS encoding MarR family winged helix-turn-helix transcriptional regulator, producing the protein MTQSTVPAGSDLGDRSGLAGDAVRRIMHIASAIRHYQDVEVGELGLTPAAARALHELDPDRPLPARDLAEQLRCDRSNVTALVDKLEQAGLVERRIDPADRRQKTLVVTDAGRRMRERVHQVMSDSRLLAGLSTAELATLRELVWKVSDGGCPEQCGPE; encoded by the coding sequence ATGACGCAGAGCACCGTCCCCGCCGGATCCGACCTGGGCGACCGCTCCGGGCTGGCCGGGGACGCGGTGCGCCGGATCATGCACATCGCCTCCGCCATCCGGCACTACCAGGACGTCGAGGTCGGCGAGCTGGGGCTGACCCCGGCGGCGGCCCGCGCGCTGCACGAGCTGGACCCCGACCGGCCGCTGCCCGCCCGCGACCTCGCCGAGCAGTTGCGCTGCGACCGGTCCAACGTGACCGCGCTGGTCGACAAGCTGGAGCAGGCCGGGCTAGTCGAGCGCCGGATCGACCCGGCCGACCGGCGGCAGAAGACGCTGGTCGTGACGGACGCCGGCCGCCGGATGCGCGAGCGGGTGCACCAGGTGATGAGCGACTCGCGACTGCTCGCCGGCCTGAGCACCGCCGAGCTGGCCACCCTGCGCGAGCTGGTCTGGAAGGTCTCCGACGGCGGCTGCCCGGAGCAGTGCGGCCCGGAGTGA
- a CDS encoding SRPBCC family protein encodes MILVERSAHVMAPMEAVWDVVQRAEQLPAWLAGVRAAEVLSGEGFGRRQLVQAGRGAAHEAEVIAYQEPTLIGWRERARGAGARAEARTEIYVQLTPDEEEGGTIVRLIVVRWPAGPVKAALLRLGLRRVGADLEDSLARLTDLAAVG; translated from the coding sequence ATGATCCTCGTGGAACGCAGTGCGCACGTGATGGCGCCGATGGAAGCGGTCTGGGACGTCGTGCAGCGGGCCGAGCAGTTGCCGGCCTGGCTGGCGGGCGTCCGCGCGGCCGAGGTTCTCTCGGGGGAGGGCTTCGGCCGGCGACAGCTGGTCCAGGCCGGGCGCGGCGCGGCGCATGAGGCCGAGGTGATCGCCTACCAGGAGCCGACCCTGATCGGGTGGCGGGAGCGGGCCCGGGGCGCCGGCGCCCGGGCCGAGGCGCGCACCGAGATCTACGTCCAGCTCACTCCCGACGAGGAGGAGGGCGGGACGATCGTGCGGCTCATCGTCGTACGGTGGCCGGCCGGTCCGGTCAAGGCGGCCCTGCTCCGGCTCGGGCTGCGTCGGGTCGGCGCCGACCTGGAGGACTCGCTGGCCCGCCTCACCGACCTGGCCGCCGTCGGCTGA
- a CDS encoding peroxiredoxin: MPIEVGAEAPDFVLKDQNNQEVRLSDFRGTRTVLLVFYPLAFTGICQGELCEVRDNLNEYVNDDVQVLTVSVDSVYSHKIWAEREGYQFPLLADFWPHGAVAQAYGVFNDVAGIANRGTFVIDKAGVVRFAEMNMPGEARDQQGWRKALADAVAA, from the coding sequence ATGCCCATCGAGGTTGGCGCCGAGGCGCCGGACTTCGTGCTCAAGGACCAGAACAACCAGGAGGTCCGGCTCTCGGACTTCCGGGGCACGCGCACCGTGCTGCTGGTCTTCTACCCGCTCGCCTTCACCGGCATCTGCCAGGGCGAGCTGTGCGAGGTGCGGGACAACCTCAACGAGTACGTCAACGACGACGTCCAGGTGCTCACCGTCAGCGTCGACTCGGTCTACAGCCACAAGATCTGGGCCGAGCGGGAGGGCTACCAGTTCCCGCTGCTGGCCGACTTCTGGCCGCACGGGGCGGTCGCCCAGGCGTACGGCGTCTTCAACGACGTCGCCGGCATCGCCAACCGGGGCACCTTCGTCATCGACAAGGCCGGCGTCGTCCGGTTCGCCGAGATGAACATGCCGGGCGAGGCGCGCGACCAGCAGGGCTGGCGCAAGGCCCTCGCGGACGCCGTCGCCGCCTGA
- a CDS encoding NADPH-dependent FMN reductase gives MSDLTVLAISGSLREASFNTALIRAAQRLAPAGLTIEQYTDLGAIPPFSEDVEPEPPAAVTDLRERIAAADALLIATPEYNYGVPGVLKNALDWASRPSFPITSWVSPLAHKPIAIVGAAPTGMGTVRAQLQLRQLFLWTDSAVVTKPEIIVTNAHEKLAADGTVKDETTETLLRALLDALATKTRVTQLATATA, from the coding sequence ATGTCCGACCTCACCGTCCTCGCCATCTCCGGCAGCCTCCGCGAGGCGTCGTTCAACACAGCGCTGATCCGGGCCGCGCAGCGGCTCGCTCCGGCCGGCCTGACCATCGAGCAGTACACCGACCTCGGCGCGATCCCGCCCTTCAGCGAGGACGTCGAGCCCGAGCCACCGGCGGCCGTGACGGACCTACGGGAGCGGATCGCCGCGGCGGACGCCCTGCTCATCGCCACGCCGGAGTACAACTACGGCGTCCCGGGCGTGCTGAAGAACGCCCTCGACTGGGCGTCGCGCCCCAGCTTCCCGATCACCTCGTGGGTCTCCCCACTGGCGCACAAGCCGATCGCCATCGTCGGTGCCGCGCCGACCGGAATGGGCACGGTCCGCGCCCAGCTCCAGCTGCGCCAACTCTTCCTCTGGACCGACTCCGCGGTGGTCACCAAGCCCGAGATCATCGTCACCAACGCCCACGAGAAGCTCGCCGCCGACGGCACCGTCAAGGACGAGACCACCGAGACCCTCCTGCGTGCCCTCCTCGACGCCCTCGCCACCAAGACCCGCGTAACCCAGCTCGCCACCGCCACCGCCTGA
- a CDS encoding DUF3052 domain-containing protein: MSATAGQAADGVRSLADRFGIEPGMVVMEMGYDDDVDQDLRDALTDRCGDLVDEDTDEVVDAVLVWYRDGDGDLFELLVDALGPLADAGVVWLLTPKAGRDGHVEPSEVAESAQTAGLQQTSAINAGRDWSGARLVLRRGSKGGKK; the protein is encoded by the coding sequence GTGAGCGCGACCGCAGGTCAGGCCGCCGACGGGGTACGCAGCCTGGCGGACCGGTTCGGGATCGAGCCGGGGATGGTCGTCATGGAGATGGGGTACGACGATGACGTCGACCAGGACCTCCGCGACGCCCTGACCGACCGCTGTGGAGATCTGGTCGACGAGGACACCGACGAGGTGGTCGACGCGGTGCTGGTCTGGTACCGCGACGGCGACGGTGACCTCTTCGAACTCCTCGTCGACGCCCTCGGCCCGCTGGCCGACGCCGGAGTCGTGTGGCTGCTGACCCCGAAGGCCGGCCGGGACGGGCACGTCGAGCCGAGCGAGGTCGCCGAGTCGGCGCAGACCGCCGGGCTCCAGCAGACCTCGGCGATCAACGCCGGCCGGGACTGGAGCGGCGCCCGCCTGGTGCTGCGGCGGGGTTCCAAGGGCGGCAAGAAGTAG
- a CDS encoding YjbQ family protein, producing MRSEVITVRTGSRPTVQDITAEAEQFVAGQGDGLLHVFVPHATAGLAIIETGSGSDDDLLRALDDLLPTDDRWQHRHGSPGHGRDHVLPAFVPPYATLPVLDGRLALGAWQSLTLVDTNGDNPTRQVRLSFLPA from the coding sequence ATGCGCAGTGAGGTGATCACCGTCCGGACCGGGTCCCGGCCGACCGTCCAGGACATCACCGCCGAGGCCGAGCAGTTCGTCGCCGGCCAGGGCGACGGGCTGCTGCACGTCTTCGTGCCGCACGCCACCGCCGGCCTGGCGATCATCGAGACCGGCTCCGGCTCCGACGACGACCTGCTGCGGGCGCTGGACGACCTGCTCCCCACCGACGACCGGTGGCAGCACCGGCACGGCTCGCCGGGGCACGGGCGCGACCACGTACTGCCGGCGTTCGTGCCCCCGTACGCGACCCTGCCGGTGCTCGACGGCCGCCTGGCGCTGGGCGCCTGGCAGTCCCTCACCCTGGTCGACACCAACGGCGACAACCCCACCCGCCAGGTCCGCCTATCCTTCCTCCCCGCCTGA
- the aceE gene encoding pyruvate dehydrogenase (acetyl-transferring), homodimeric type — translation MATERKRPVITAGLPSQLPDIDPEETSEWVESLDGVIDERGTKRARYVMLRLLERARERQVGVPSLTTTDYINTIAPEREPWFPGDEHVERRIRAYVRWNAAMLVHRAQRPEISVGGHISTFASSASLYEVGFNHFFRGKNHPGGGDHIYYQGHASPGMYARAFLEGRLSEDQLDGFRQELSHPGGGLPSYPHPRLMPDFWEFPTVSMGLGGLNAIYQARFNRYLHHRGIKDTSQQHVWAFLGDGEMDEPETLGAIGVAAREELDNLTFVINCNLQRLDGPVRGNGKVMQELEAFFRGAGWNVIKVVWGREWDPLLAADTDGALVNLMNTTPDGDYQTYKAESGAYVREHFFGRDPRTRKMVEHLSDDEIWNLKRGGHDYRKLYAAYKAATEHTGQPTVILAKTIKGWTLGSHFEARNATHQMKKLTLEDLKTFRDRLYLDIPDKALEDNPYLPPYYTPGEKSDEIAYLKERRQQLGGYLPSRRTSSKRLTIPGPERFADVKRGSGKQKVATTMAFVRLLKDVMKDKEFGKRWVPIIPDEARTFGLDSIFPTAKIYSPHGQRYTSVDRELFLSYKESTTGQILHEGINEAGSVASFTAAGTSYATHDEPMIPMYIFYSMFGFQRTGDGLWAAADQMARGFLLGATAGRTTLNGEGLQHEDGQSLLLAATNPAVVAYDAAFAFELAHIMENGLHRMYGDAQENVFYYLTVYNEPIHQPAEPEGVDVEGLLKGIYRYSPAPQMGADAPKANILASGTGMQWALKAQQVLAQDWGVAADVWSVTSWTELRRDAVECEEHNLLNPGSEPRVPYIQQKLADAEGPKVAVSDWMRAVPDLISRWVPGDYTSLGTDGFGMSDTRHALRRHFHVDAESVAVATLRQLALRGTVPANVPAEAAKKYALEDVTAAPVGETGGDS, via the coding sequence GTGGCTACGGAACGCAAGCGCCCGGTGATCACCGCTGGTCTGCCGAGCCAGCTTCCGGACATCGACCCTGAAGAGACCAGCGAATGGGTCGAGTCGCTCGACGGTGTCATCGACGAGCGCGGGACAAAGCGCGCCCGCTACGTCATGCTGCGCCTGCTGGAGCGGGCCCGTGAGCGCCAGGTCGGGGTGCCGTCGCTGACCACCACCGACTACATCAACACCATCGCCCCCGAGCGGGAGCCGTGGTTCCCGGGTGACGAGCACGTCGAGCGGCGGATCCGGGCGTACGTCCGGTGGAACGCGGCGATGCTGGTGCACCGGGCGCAGCGCCCGGAGATCAGCGTCGGCGGGCACATCTCCACCTTCGCCAGCTCGGCCTCGCTCTACGAGGTGGGCTTCAACCACTTCTTCAGGGGCAAGAACCACCCCGGCGGCGGCGACCACATCTACTACCAGGGTCACGCCTCCCCCGGCATGTACGCCCGGGCGTTCCTGGAGGGACGGCTGAGCGAGGACCAGCTCGACGGGTTCCGTCAGGAGCTGTCCCACCCGGGTGGCGGGCTGCCGTCGTACCCGCACCCGCGGCTGATGCCGGACTTCTGGGAGTTCCCCACCGTCTCGATGGGCCTCGGCGGCCTGAACGCCATCTACCAGGCCCGGTTCAACCGGTACCTGCACCACCGGGGCATCAAGGACACCTCCCAGCAGCACGTCTGGGCGTTCCTCGGCGACGGCGAGATGGACGAGCCGGAGACCCTCGGCGCGATCGGCGTGGCCGCCCGTGAGGAGCTGGACAACCTCACCTTCGTGATCAACTGCAACCTGCAGCGGCTGGACGGCCCGGTCCGGGGCAACGGCAAGGTCATGCAGGAGCTGGAGGCCTTCTTCCGGGGCGCCGGCTGGAACGTGATCAAGGTGGTCTGGGGCCGGGAGTGGGACCCGCTGCTCGCCGCGGACACCGACGGCGCGCTGGTGAACCTCATGAACACCACGCCCGACGGCGACTACCAGACCTACAAGGCAGAGTCCGGGGCGTACGTCCGGGAGCACTTCTTCGGCCGCGACCCGCGGACCCGCAAGATGGTCGAGCACCTCTCCGACGACGAGATCTGGAACCTCAAGCGGGGTGGCCACGACTACCGCAAGCTCTACGCGGCGTACAAGGCGGCGACCGAGCACACCGGGCAGCCGACGGTCATCCTGGCCAAGACGATCAAGGGCTGGACGCTCGGCTCGCACTTCGAGGCCCGCAACGCCACCCACCAGATGAAGAAGCTGACGCTGGAGGATCTGAAGACCTTCCGCGACCGCCTCTACCTGGACATCCCGGACAAGGCGCTGGAGGACAACCCCTACCTGCCGCCGTACTACACCCCGGGCGAGAAGTCCGACGAGATCGCGTACCTCAAGGAGCGGCGCCAGCAGCTCGGCGGCTACCTGCCGTCCCGGCGGACCAGCAGCAAGCGGCTGACCATCCCGGGTCCGGAGCGGTTCGCCGATGTCAAGCGCGGCTCGGGCAAGCAGAAGGTGGCCACCACGATGGCCTTCGTCCGCCTGCTCAAGGACGTGATGAAGGACAAGGAGTTCGGCAAGCGATGGGTGCCGATCATCCCGGACGAGGCCCGCACCTTCGGGCTGGACTCGATCTTCCCGACCGCGAAGATCTACTCGCCGCACGGCCAGCGGTACACCTCGGTCGACCGGGAGCTGTTCCTGTCGTACAAGGAGTCGACCACCGGGCAGATCCTGCACGAGGGGATCAACGAGGCCGGCTCGGTCGCCTCGTTCACCGCGGCCGGCACGTCGTACGCCACCCACGACGAGCCGATGATCCCGATGTACATCTTCTACTCCATGTTCGGGTTCCAGCGCACCGGCGACGGGCTCTGGGCGGCGGCCGACCAGATGGCGCGGGGCTTCCTGCTCGGCGCCACCGCCGGCCGGACCACGCTCAACGGTGAGGGCCTCCAGCACGAGGACGGGCAGTCGCTGCTGCTCGCCGCCACCAACCCGGCGGTCGTCGCCTACGACGCGGCGTTCGCGTTCGAGCTCGCGCACATCATGGAGAACGGCCTGCACCGGATGTACGGGGACGCGCAGGAGAACGTCTTCTACTACCTCACGGTCTACAACGAGCCGATCCACCAGCCGGCCGAGCCCGAGGGCGTGGACGTCGAGGGCCTGCTCAAGGGCATCTACCGCTACTCCCCGGCACCGCAGATGGGCGCGGACGCCCCGAAGGCCAACATCCTGGCCTCCGGCACCGGCATGCAGTGGGCCCTCAAGGCGCAGCAGGTGCTCGCCCAGGACTGGGGGGTGGCCGCCGACGTCTGGTCGGTGACCTCCTGGACCGAGCTGCGCCGCGACGCGGTCGAGTGCGAGGAGCACAACCTGCTCAACCCGGGCAGTGAGCCGCGGGTGCCGTACATCCAGCAGAAGCTGGCCGACGCCGAGGGGCCGAAGGTCGCGGTCAGCGACTGGATGCGCGCGGTGCCGGACCTGATCTCGCGCTGGGTCCCCGGCGACTACACCTCGCTCGGCACCGACGGCTTCGGCATGTCGGACACCCGGCACGCGCTGCGCCGGCACTTCCACGTCGACGCCGAGTCGGTGGCGGTCGCGACGCTGCGGCAGCTCGCGCTGCGCGGCACGGTGCCGGCGAACGTGCCGGCCGAGGCGGCCAAGAAGTACGCCCTCGAGGACGTCACCGCCGCCCCGGTCGGCGAGACCGGCGGCGACAGCTAG
- a CDS encoding transketolase C-terminal domain-containing protein has product MLIDVTTPQHLDDRFRESLGALPEPERRRDPAQPVRDGATLTGHQLLALFDAQVTSRQLDLAGRWLRSFGEGFYTIGSAGHEANAAVAAALRPTDPALLHYRSGAFYCARAARAAGEFPAADDEATPTSDVPEAAGDDATSPVAGDEAATRPDLSPVGGAPTGPADYQVGTDGTVEPVPAFADPGADPIDVGAAGGGATSGDPAFGAVQPDAYAAAARDVLRGMVASAREPLAGGRHKVFGRADLAVVPTTSTIASHLPRAVGLGLALERLRRVETAGRRDGADAPPRSPWPRDAIVVCSFGDASVNHASATAALNTAGWYDHTGLRIPVLFVCEDNGLGISVRSPQGWVERTLRARPGLRWFAADGADPVETYQVAAEAAAWVRRHRRPAVLHLRTVRLLGHAGADAESAYRSAAEIAADEARDPVLATARLLVDAGLATGGELLSRYDERGWQIRRIAEEVLDEPKLATAAEVVAPLAPRRPARVAAAVAEVAARAGGSGAGARVEAFGGKPPELAGPLTLAQSINAALADGLLAHPQLAVFGEDVAAKGGVYGVTKGLREKFGPARVFDTLLDETSVLGLGLGAGLAGLLPVPEIQYLAYLHNAEDQLRGEAATMQFFSQGAFRNPMVVRVPGLAYQEGFGGHFHNDNSVAVLRDVPGLVIAVPARPDDAAPLLRTCLAAAAVDGSVCVFLEPIALYHTRDLYEPGDGEWLGQYIEPGGWAAGHVPIGRARVYGVGSAQDVTILTFGNGVRMSLRAAAVLADEGIGTRVVDLRWLAPLPVADIIREASATGRVLVVDETRRSGGVGEGIIAALVDAGYVGAARRVAGVDSFVPLGPAARQVLVSEEAITQGARTLLAR; this is encoded by the coding sequence ATGCTGATCGACGTGACCACCCCGCAGCATCTCGACGACCGGTTCCGGGAGAGCCTGGGCGCGCTGCCCGAGCCCGAGCGGCGGCGTGACCCCGCGCAGCCGGTCCGCGACGGCGCCACGCTGACCGGGCACCAGCTGCTCGCCCTCTTCGACGCCCAGGTCACCAGCCGCCAGCTCGACCTGGCCGGCCGCTGGCTGCGCAGCTTCGGCGAGGGCTTCTACACCATCGGCTCGGCCGGGCACGAGGCCAACGCCGCCGTCGCCGCCGCGCTGCGCCCCACCGATCCGGCCCTGCTGCACTACCGCTCCGGCGCCTTCTACTGCGCCCGCGCCGCCCGGGCGGCCGGCGAGTTCCCGGCTGCCGACGACGAGGCCACGCCCACCTCCGACGTCCCCGAGGCCGCCGGCGATGACGCCACGTCGCCGGTGGCGGGTGACGAGGCGGCGACTCGGCCGGACCTGTCCCCGGTCGGTGGCGCACCCACGGGTCCGGCTGACTACCAGGTCGGCACGGACGGCACTGTCGAGCCGGTCCCCGCATTCGCCGACCCGGGTGCGGACCCCATCGACGTCGGTGCTGCGGGTGGCGGCGCGACCTCGGGCGACCCGGCGTTCGGCGCGGTCCAGCCGGACGCGTACGCGGCCGCCGCGCGGGACGTGCTGCGCGGGATGGTCGCCTCGGCGCGGGAGCCGCTCGCCGGGGGCCGGCACAAGGTCTTCGGCCGGGCCGACCTCGCGGTGGTGCCCACCACCTCCACCATCGCCTCGCACCTGCCCCGGGCGGTCGGCCTGGGCCTGGCCCTGGAGCGGCTGCGCCGGGTGGAGACCGCCGGCCGCCGGGACGGCGCCGACGCCCCGCCGCGCTCGCCCTGGCCCCGGGACGCCATCGTGGTCTGCTCCTTCGGCGACGCCTCGGTCAACCACGCCAGCGCCACCGCCGCGCTGAACACCGCCGGCTGGTACGACCACACCGGGCTGCGGATCCCGGTGCTCTTCGTCTGCGAGGACAACGGGCTGGGCATCAGCGTCCGCTCGCCGCAGGGCTGGGTCGAGCGGACCCTGCGGGCCCGGCCCGGACTGCGCTGGTTCGCCGCCGACGGCGCGGACCCGGTCGAGACGTACCAGGTGGCTGCCGAGGCGGCGGCCTGGGTGCGCCGGCACCGGCGGCCGGCGGTGCTGCACCTGCGCACCGTACGGCTGCTGGGGCACGCCGGCGCGGACGCGGAGAGCGCCTACCGCAGCGCCGCCGAGATCGCCGCGGACGAGGCGCGCGACCCGGTGCTCGCCACCGCCCGGCTGCTGGTCGACGCGGGGCTGGCCACCGGCGGGGAACTGCTGTCCCGTTACGACGAGCGCGGCTGGCAGATCCGCCGGATCGCCGAGGAGGTGCTCGACGAGCCCAAGCTCGCCACGGCGGCCGAGGTGGTGGCCCCGCTCGCGCCCCGCAGGCCGGCACGGGTCGCCGCGGCGGTGGCGGAGGTGGCGGCGCGGGCCGGCGGGTCGGGAGCCGGCGCCCGCGTCGAGGCGTTCGGCGGGAAGCCGCCGGAGCTGGCCGGCCCGCTCACCCTCGCGCAGAGCATCAACGCCGCCCTGGCCGACGGGCTGCTCGCCCATCCGCAGCTGGCGGTCTTCGGCGAGGACGTCGCCGCCAAGGGCGGGGTGTACGGGGTGACCAAGGGGCTGCGCGAGAAGTTCGGCCCGGCACGGGTCTTCGACACGCTGCTCGACGAGACCTCCGTGCTGGGGCTGGGCCTGGGAGCCGGGCTGGCCGGGCTGCTGCCGGTGCCGGAGATCCAGTACCTGGCGTACCTGCACAACGCCGAGGACCAGCTGCGCGGCGAGGCGGCCACCATGCAGTTCTTCTCGCAGGGGGCGTTCCGCAACCCGATGGTGGTACGGGTGCCGGGGCTGGCGTACCAGGAGGGGTTCGGCGGGCACTTCCACAACGACAACTCGGTGGCCGTACTCCGGGATGTGCCCGGCCTGGTGATCGCGGTGCCGGCGCGGCCGGACGACGCCGCGCCGCTGCTGCGCACCTGCCTGGCCGCCGCGGCGGTGGACGGCAGCGTCTGCGTCTTCCTGGAGCCCATCGCGCTCTACCACACCCGTGACCTGTACGAACCCGGCGACGGCGAGTGGCTGGGCCAGTACATTGAGCCCGGCGGGTGGGCGGCCGGGCACGTGCCGATCGGTCGCGCCCGGGTCTACGGCGTCGGCTCGGCCCAGGATGTCACCATCCTCACCTTCGGTAACGGGGTGCGGATGTCGCTGCGGGCCGCCGCCGTCCTCGCCGACGAGGGGATCGGCACCCGGGTGGTGGACCTGCGGTGGCTGGCCCCGCTGCCCGTGGCGGACATCATCCGCGAGGCGTCGGCGACCGGCCGGGTGCTGGTGGTGGATGAGACGCGCCGGTCCGGCGGCGTCGGTGAGGGGATCATCGCGGCGCTGGTCGACGCCGGATATGTAGGCGCCGCGCGACGAGTTGCCGGGGTCGACTCGTTTGTACCATTAGGTCCGGCCGCCCGTCAGGTTCTGGTCTCCGAGGAAGCCATTACCCAGGGTGCCCGTACGCTGCTGGCACGGTAA
- a CDS encoding MFS transporter produces the protein MTTIDPTPTSLPAALAEPMVPVRRSWIALIFAANLGVWMAFFTPIQVLLPQQVERIAPLDKEAMLAVVTGIGALAAVLANPLAGALSDRTCLRIGGREFGRRHVWTAGGAVLGALALVLLARQDTIAGVTLGWVAAQVCFNAMLASLTAAIPDRVPVAQRGGVSGWVGIPQALGLVVGAVLVTAVVSGTTAGYAAIAVAVLLLSLPFALLTADDPLPRAHRPALRWRALAASMWISPRRHPDFAWAWITRFLVQIGNALGTLYLLYFLTDGVRHPDPEGALLVLILLYTVGMMLTAVVAGRLSDRSGRRKVFVITSGVIMAVAALLLAVAPVWSMAVAAALLLGAGYGVYLSVDAALITEVLPRATDRAKDLGVINIANSAPQVLGPAISAPIVVHLGGYPTLYAATAAVTLLGSALVLKIRSVR, from the coding sequence ATGACCACGATCGACCCGACGCCGACCTCGCTGCCGGCGGCGCTCGCCGAGCCGATGGTGCCGGTCCGGCGGAGCTGGATCGCGCTGATCTTCGCGGCCAACCTCGGCGTCTGGATGGCCTTCTTCACCCCGATCCAGGTGCTGCTGCCGCAGCAGGTCGAGCGGATCGCTCCGCTCGACAAGGAGGCCATGCTGGCCGTCGTCACCGGGATCGGCGCGCTCGCGGCGGTGCTCGCCAACCCGCTCGCCGGGGCGTTGTCGGACCGTACCTGCCTGCGGATCGGCGGACGGGAGTTCGGCCGCCGGCACGTCTGGACGGCGGGCGGGGCGGTGCTCGGCGCGCTCGCCCTGGTGCTGCTGGCCCGGCAGGACACCATCGCCGGGGTGACGCTGGGCTGGGTGGCCGCGCAGGTGTGCTTCAACGCGATGCTGGCCAGCCTGACCGCGGCCATCCCGGACCGGGTGCCGGTCGCCCAGCGCGGCGGCGTCTCCGGCTGGGTGGGCATCCCGCAGGCCCTCGGCCTGGTGGTCGGCGCGGTGCTGGTCACCGCCGTGGTCAGTGGCACCACCGCCGGGTACGCGGCCATCGCGGTGGCTGTGCTGCTGCTCTCGCTGCCGTTCGCGCTGCTCACCGCCGACGACCCGCTGCCCCGGGCGCACCGGCCGGCGCTGCGCTGGCGGGCGCTGGCCGCCTCGATGTGGATCAGCCCGCGCCGGCACCCGGACTTCGCCTGGGCCTGGATCACCCGTTTCCTGGTCCAGATCGGCAACGCGCTCGGCACCCTCTACCTGCTGTACTTCCTCACCGACGGGGTGCGCCACCCCGACCCCGAGGGCGCGCTGCTGGTGCTGATCCTGCTCTACACCGTCGGGATGATGCTGACCGCGGTGGTCGCCGGCCGGCTCTCCGACCGCTCCGGCCGGCGCAAGGTCTTCGTGATCACCTCCGGGGTGATCATGGCGGTGGCGGCGCTGCTGCTCGCCGTCGCGCCGGTCTGGTCGATGGCGGTGGCCGCCGCGCTGCTGCTCGGGGCCGGCTACGGCGTCTACCTGTCGGTGGACGCGGCGCTGATCACCGAGGTGCTGCCCCGCGCCACCGACCGGGCCAAGGACCTCGGGGTGATCAACATCGCCAACTCCGCCCCGCAGGTGCTCGGTCCGGCCATCTCCGCCCCGATCGTGGTCCACCTCGGCGGCTACCCCACCCTCTACGCCGCGACGGCCGCCGTCACCCTCCTCGGCAGCGCCCTCGTCCTCAAAATCCGCTCCGTCCGCTGA